In Alteribacter lacisalsi, a genomic segment contains:
- a CDS encoding YggS family pyridoxal phosphate-dependent enzyme codes for MGVKENLLSIQDRIRKACEKSGREPEAINVVAVTKYVSLDRTIEALHAGIRHIGENRVEGGVEKREAIPDRGTWHFIGSLQSKKVKRMIHLFDYLHSLDRLSLAKEIQKRHEEGKIVKCFVQVNVSGEESKSGISPEETISFVEKLRDFPAIEVTGLMTMAPAVDDPEKVRPYFRKLRELKEEVEKRNYPHAPCRELSMGMSGDFEVAVEEGATFVRIGSALVGES; via the coding sequence ATGGGAGTAAAGGAAAATCTTCTTTCCATTCAGGACCGGATCAGAAAGGCCTGTGAAAAAAGCGGGCGTGAACCGGAAGCGATCAATGTGGTTGCTGTAACAAAATACGTATCACTTGACCGTACAATCGAAGCTCTTCACGCAGGGATTCGCCATATTGGGGAGAACCGCGTCGAAGGCGGAGTGGAAAAACGGGAAGCAATCCCGGACAGAGGGACATGGCACTTCATCGGCAGCCTTCAAAGTAAAAAAGTTAAACGAATGATTCATCTGTTTGATTATCTTCATTCACTTGACCGGCTCTCACTGGCAAAAGAGATCCAGAAGCGGCATGAGGAAGGGAAAATCGTGAAGTGCTTTGTTCAGGTGAATGTATCCGGCGAAGAGTCAAAGTCAGGTATCTCTCCTGAAGAAACGATCAGCTTTGTTGAAAAGCTCAGGGACTTTCCTGCAATTGAAGTAACCGGACTCATGACGATGGCACCGGCAGTAGACGATCCTGAAAAAGTAAGGCCTTATTTCAGAAAACTCCGTGAGCTGAAAGAGGAAGTGGAAAAACGGAACTATCCCCACGCCCCGTGCAGGGAACTGAGTATGGGCATGAGCGGTGATTTTGAAGTAGCCGTGGAAGAAGGGGCTACATTTGTCAGAATCGGCTCAGCTCTGGTAGGAGAGTCCTGA
- a CDS encoding YlmH family RNA-binding protein, which produces MSIYQHFRKEEHAFVDQAAGWKQQVLDQYSPKLTGFLDPRQQQIALSLTGAGGDVKVAFHGGHPDCERKRALFYPDYYVPEKDDYELVLYEIDYPSKFVKIEHPQVLGALMNLGLKREKFGDIVQEHDRLQFVCAKDIAAFAEMNLLKIGRASVRLAEKPLSHIQIPSVTWTKTMLTVSSMRLDVVAAELFKLSRSKSKAMIEAEQAKVNWKVTTDASLQLMSGDMISLRGKGRAKVFEEDGRTKKDKIKLVAGFPSV; this is translated from the coding sequence ATGTCCATTTACCAGCATTTTCGAAAAGAGGAGCATGCCTTTGTTGACCAGGCAGCCGGCTGGAAACAGCAGGTGCTCGACCAGTACAGTCCGAAGCTGACGGGCTTTCTGGACCCGAGGCAGCAGCAGATCGCCTTGAGTCTGACCGGTGCAGGCGGAGATGTAAAAGTTGCATTTCACGGCGGACACCCCGATTGCGAACGAAAAAGAGCGCTGTTCTATCCTGATTATTATGTTCCCGAAAAGGACGATTATGAACTCGTTCTGTATGAAATTGACTATCCGTCAAAGTTTGTGAAAATTGAGCACCCGCAGGTACTGGGAGCACTTATGAACCTCGGTCTGAAGCGGGAAAAGTTCGGTGATATCGTCCAGGAGCATGACCGCCTCCAGTTTGTCTGTGCAAAGGATATCGCAGCTTTTGCGGAGATGAACCTTCTTAAAATCGGAAGAGCCTCTGTACGACTGGCTGAAAAACCGTTAAGCCACATTCAAATTCCTTCCGTAACATGGACAAAAACCATGCTCACCGTCTCTTCGATGAGGCTGGACGTGGTTGCTGCTGAACTGTTCAAGCTTTCCAGAAGCAAATCAAAGGCTATGATTGAAGCTGAACAGGCAAAAGTAAACTGGAAGGTTACGACAGATGCGTCCTTGCAGCTAATGTCAGGAGATATGATTTCTTTACGAGGTAAAGGCCGTGCGAAAGTATTTGAAGAGGACGGGCGTACAAAAAAAGATAAAATAAAACTTGTGGCCGGTTTTCCGTCGGTATAG
- a CDS encoding DivIVA domain-containing protein, whose protein sequence is MPLTPLDIHNKEFTRGFRGYDEDEVNEFLDQVIKDYEMVIREKKELYDRVEELEEKLDHFSNLETTLNKSIFVAQETAEDVKRSADKEAKLIIREAEKNADRIINESLAKSRKIALEIEELKKQSKVYRTRFKMLLEAQLEMLSADDWDELAKGIEESEEEQSEKVRG, encoded by the coding sequence ATGCCATTAACGCCACTGGATATTCATAATAAAGAGTTTACCCGTGGATTCAGAGGGTACGACGAGGATGAAGTAAATGAATTTCTCGATCAGGTAATCAAGGATTACGAAATGGTAATTCGGGAGAAAAAAGAGCTTTATGACCGGGTTGAAGAGCTGGAAGAGAAGCTTGATCATTTCTCCAATCTGGAAACGACGCTGAACAAATCCATATTTGTGGCGCAGGAAACCGCCGAGGATGTCAAAAGAAGCGCTGATAAGGAAGCAAAACTGATCATCCGGGAAGCTGAAAAAAATGCTGACCGGATTATTAATGAATCCCTTGCCAAATCACGAAAAATTGCCCTCGAAATCGAAGAGCTGAAAAAACAGTCCAAAGTCTACCGGACACGTTTTAAAATGCTTCTTGAAGCCCAGCTTGAAATGCTCTCTGCTGATGACTGGGATGAACTGGCAAAAGGGATTGAGGAATCGGAAGAGGAACAATCAGAAAAAGTAAGAGGATAA
- the pgeF gene encoding peptidoglycan editing factor PgeF, with the protein MTTGEPFTDPDSPLYLSLPAFSRAAPRGDMTAGFSTRNGGTGLPPFQSLNLGLHTGDDPDTVVRNRSILAAETGFPLENWVTGEQVHGNRVAKVVAQHRGLGAFSQENAVNGTDGLYTTEPDILLTSMYADCVPLYFYDPERKIIGLAHAGWKGTAGNIAGHMLKAFEKEGSKAEDIIAAVGPSISGGCYEVDNRVTDQLKHLPVNDLSKAAVSCGGDRFRLDLKEVNRQLLLAGGVREDRLFVSTYCTYSEEDLFFSYRRDKGRTGRMMSFIGMRK; encoded by the coding sequence ATGACAACCGGAGAGCCCTTTACTGACCCGGATTCACCGTTATATCTATCCTTGCCGGCATTTTCCCGTGCGGCCCCCCGGGGAGACATGACCGCCGGCTTTTCGACCAGGAATGGCGGGACAGGCCTTCCGCCGTTTCAATCCCTTAACCTTGGTCTGCATACGGGAGATGATCCTGATACGGTTGTCCGCAACCGCAGCATTCTTGCAGCTGAAACAGGTTTCCCTCTTGAGAACTGGGTCACAGGTGAACAGGTGCATGGAAACCGCGTTGCAAAAGTGGTAGCTCAACACAGAGGGTTGGGTGCGTTCAGCCAGGAAAATGCCGTAAATGGAACCGACGGACTTTATACAACAGAACCGGACATCCTTCTGACGAGCATGTATGCGGACTGTGTTCCTCTATATTTTTACGATCCTGAAAGAAAGATCATCGGCCTTGCCCACGCGGGCTGGAAGGGGACGGCCGGAAACATTGCAGGTCACATGCTCAAAGCTTTTGAGAAAGAAGGTTCAAAGGCGGAAGATATCATCGCGGCTGTAGGTCCTTCCATCTCGGGAGGGTGTTATGAGGTCGATAACCGGGTGACAGACCAGCTGAAACATCTTCCTGTGAACGATCTGTCAAAAGCAGCCGTTTCCTGTGGAGGGGACCGGTTCCGTCTCGATCTTAAAGAGGTGAACCGGCAGCTTCTTCTTGCAGGAGGAGTTAGGGAAGATCGCCTGTTTGTTTCAACGTACTGTACATACAGTGAAGAAGACTTGTTCTTTTCCTATCGAAGGGATAAAGGCAGAACCGGCAGGATGATGAGTTTTATCGGAATGAGGAAATAA
- the pyrR gene encoding bifunctional pyr operon transcriptional regulator/uracil phosphoribosyltransferase PyrR, with product MTKGILDEQAINRALTRIAHEIIERNKGIENCILVGIKTRGIFIAKRLAERIEQIEGRPIDVGEVDITLYRDDLTTKTADDEPELKGTDIAADITDKTVILADDVLYTGRTVRAALDALIDLGRPAQIQLAVLIDRGHRELPIRPDFIGKNVPTSKSEVVEARLSEVDGTDEVVIQQKTSL from the coding sequence ATGACAAAAGGTATTTTGGATGAGCAGGCGATTAATAGGGCACTCACGCGGATTGCCCACGAGATTATTGAGAGAAACAAAGGAATTGAGAACTGCATTCTTGTAGGGATCAAAACCAGGGGCATTTTTATTGCCAAACGTCTTGCAGAGCGGATCGAACAGATTGAAGGACGTCCGATTGACGTGGGTGAAGTGGATATTACCCTTTACCGTGACGATCTGACAACGAAAACAGCGGATGATGAGCCGGAACTTAAAGGCACCGACATCGCAGCCGATATTACGGATAAAACGGTTATACTTGCCGATGATGTTCTCTATACAGGAAGAACCGTAAGGGCCGCTCTTGATGCATTGATTGATCTCGGACGTCCCGCACAGATCCAGCTTGCCGTCCTCATTGACAGAGGGCACCGGGAGCTGCCGATCCGGCCGGACTTTATCGGCAAAAACGTACCAACCTCAAAATCAGAAGTCGTAGAAGCCCGGCTCAGTGAAGTCGACGGCACCGACGAAGTAGTCATACAACAGAAAACCTCCCTTTAA
- the lspA gene encoding signal peptidase II: MKYYAIALIIIILDQITKWVVVQRMEIGESIPVIENVFHFTSHRNAGAAFGILQGQMWLFYIATAIVLVFVTYYIQTQGKHNPLFGISLGLVLGGAIGNFIDRILFNEVVDFIDVYIFAYNFPIFNVADSALVVGVGLLIVYVFIEDRKQEKKDD, translated from the coding sequence ATAAAGTATTATGCCATAGCTCTTATAATTATCATCCTTGACCAGATTACAAAATGGGTCGTTGTCCAGCGTATGGAAATCGGCGAATCCATCCCGGTTATCGAAAATGTATTCCACTTCACTTCCCACCGGAATGCGGGGGCTGCTTTCGGAATTCTCCAGGGTCAGATGTGGCTTTTTTACATCGCCACTGCCATTGTGCTCGTATTTGTAACGTATTACATACAGACACAGGGGAAACACAATCCGCTGTTTGGAATAAGCCTGGGCCTTGTTCTCGGCGGTGCGATCGGAAATTTCATCGACCGTATTCTTTTTAATGAAGTTGTCGATTTTATTGACGTTTACATTTTCGCGTATAACTTTCCAATTTTTAACGTAGCGGATTCCGCACTTGTAGTAGGTGTTGGACTACTGATTGTGTATGTATTTATTGAAGACAGGAAGCAGGAGAAAAAAGATGACTAA
- a CDS encoding YggT family protein, translating to MATLFSLISTLMFFYTILVFIYIFMSWVPNLREGAFGQMVGRLVEPFLTPFRNIIPPLGMIDISPLVALLTLNFARYGLEHLASYFV from the coding sequence ATGGCAACTCTATTTAGTTTAATCAGTACGCTCATGTTTTTCTACACCATACTCGTCTTTATCTACATCTTTATGTCCTGGGTGCCGAACCTTCGTGAAGGTGCTTTTGGCCAGATGGTAGGAAGATTAGTGGAACCGTTCCTGACCCCTTTTCGAAATATCATACCACCACTTGGGATGATTGATATTTCCCCGCTCGTGGCACTGCTCACACTGAACTTTGCCCGCTACGGTCTCGAACATCTTGCATCGTATTTTGTGTAA
- a CDS encoding RluA family pseudouridine synthase, whose amino-acid sequence MTKHETTITEEQQGQRIDKALASVLTFSRSQIQHFIDEGLLKVNGNEIKNKYKVQPGDHVTLMEPEPEELDVTAENLDLDIVYEDADVLVVNKPRGMVVHPAPGHTSGTLVNGLMHHCTDLSGINGVVRPGIVHRIDKDTSGLLMVAKNDTAHESLVNQLKAKTTKREYRAIVHGLISHDTGTIDAPIGRDTDERQNMTVTERNSRDAVTHFHVIERFKNHTYVTCELETGRTHQIRVHMKYIGFPIMADPKYGPRKKSSYPIDGQALHAAVLGFKHPRTGEMMTFEAPLPEDMQACLAQLKREMG is encoded by the coding sequence ATGACTAAACATGAAACAACGATTACAGAAGAACAGCAGGGGCAGAGAATTGACAAAGCGCTGGCGAGCGTTCTAACGTTTTCCCGTTCCCAGATTCAGCATTTTATTGACGAAGGACTGCTTAAAGTCAATGGAAATGAAATAAAAAACAAATACAAGGTGCAGCCCGGCGATCACGTCACGTTAATGGAGCCGGAGCCGGAGGAACTGGATGTAACGGCTGAAAACCTAGATCTGGATATTGTCTATGAAGACGCGGACGTGCTTGTTGTAAATAAACCGAGAGGCATGGTCGTTCACCCTGCACCGGGACATACAAGCGGCACCCTGGTGAACGGACTTATGCACCACTGTACAGATCTCAGCGGCATCAATGGTGTCGTGAGACCCGGTATCGTTCACCGCATCGATAAGGACACTTCAGGTCTGTTAATGGTCGCTAAAAACGATACAGCCCACGAATCTCTGGTAAATCAGCTGAAAGCAAAAACAACGAAGCGTGAATACCGTGCGATCGTTCACGGCTTAATCAGTCATGACACAGGGACAATCGATGCCCCGATTGGAAGAGACACGGATGAGCGTCAGAACATGACGGTAACTGAAAGAAACAGCCGTGATGCGGTTACCCATTTTCACGTGATTGAACGGTTCAAAAACCACACGTATGTAACATGTGAACTGGAAACGGGACGGACACACCAGATTCGGGTTCACATGAAATATATTGGTTTCCCCATCATGGCAGATCCGAAATACGGACCCCGTAAGAAATCTTCCTATCCGATTGATGGGCAGGCGCTCCACGCAGCAGTACTAGGTTTTAAACATCCGCGCACCGGCGAGATGATGACCTTTGAAGCCCCTCTGCCTGAAGATATGCAGGCGTGCCTCGCACAGCTTAAACGGGAAATGGGTTGA
- a CDS encoding cell division protein SepF yields the protein MGMKTKFKRFFELDDEYAEEEVTKETYEEPQRQEQTYGEKKEKGNVVSLASVHQSSAAKMMLIEPHSYDEVQDIADHLKNRKAVVINLQRIHHDQAKRVVDFLSGTVYAIGGDIQKLGVNIFLCTPDNVDVTGSISEILTEDRQNF from the coding sequence ATGGGAATGAAAACGAAATTTAAACGCTTTTTTGAACTCGATGACGAATATGCAGAAGAAGAGGTAACGAAGGAAACTTACGAGGAACCGCAGCGCCAGGAACAGACATACGGTGAGAAGAAAGAAAAAGGCAACGTCGTATCCCTCGCCAGTGTTCACCAGTCCTCGGCAGCAAAGATGATGCTGATCGAACCGCACAGCTACGATGAGGTTCAGGATATTGCCGATCATCTTAAGAACCGAAAAGCGGTCGTCATTAATCTTCAGCGGATTCATCATGATCAGGCAAAAAGAGTCGTCGATTTTTTAAGCGGAACAGTGTATGCTATTGGAGGAGATATTCAGAAACTTGGCGTAAACATCTTCCTCTGCACACCGGATAACGTGGATGTTACCGGTTCGATTTCCGAAATACTCACAGAAGACAGACAGAATTTTTAG
- the ileS gene encoding isoleucine--tRNA ligase, producing MNYKETLLMPKTDFPMRGNLPNKEPGIQQQWDDEKLYEQVQERTEGRPLFVLHDGPPYANGDIHMGHALNKVLKDFIVRYKSMSGFHAPYVPGWDTHGLPIETALTKKGKVKRKELTVAEFRKKCEEYALGQVDSQREQFKRLGVRGDWDNPYITLTHEYEAQQIRVFGDMAKKGYIYKGKKPVYWSPSSESALAEAEIEYEDKRSPSIYVSFDVKDGKGVLNGDEKFVIWTTTPWTIPANLGIALHPELDYVVADVSGTKYIVAEGLLSSVKEAAGWEDAAVERTLKGQELEHVTASHPLYDRESLVVLGDHVSLEAGTGCVHTAPGHGEDDYLVGQKYGLDVLCPVDDKGVMTEEAPGFEGLFYDAANKPITEKLDEAGALVHLSFMTHSYPHDWRTKKPVIFRATSQWFASIKDFREDLLREINNVEWLPKWGETRLYNMVRDRGDWCISRQRAWGVPIPIFYGEDGEAIINDETIDYVSALFREHGSNIWFEWDTKDLLPEGFTSEHSPGGTFTKEMDIMDVWFDSGSSHQSVLEERDDLQRPADVYLEGSDQYRGWFNSSLSTAVAVTGKAPYKSVVSHGFTLDGEGRKMSKSVGNVIIPNKVMNQLGADILRLWVASVDYQADVRVSDNILKQVAEVYRKIRNTFRFLLGNLHDFNPEANAVAEKDLSEVDRYMLVKLNELTSDVKEAYESYQFAQVYHKVHNFCTIDLSSFYMDIAKDTLYIEHADDPARRSIQTVMHEVLVSLLKLLSPVLSHTTDEAWELLPEKEAANVQLTDMPEAKTYADAQALTQKWDRFMDLRDDVLKALEEARSEKVIGKSLEAHVTVYAEESDYELLTAVPELSKLLIVSEATVTKGKEAAPSEAKSYELVSVTVSPAEGEKCGRCWTVSRTTGQNENHPELCSHCAEVVEKHYV from the coding sequence ATGAATTACAAAGAAACGCTGCTCATGCCGAAAACAGACTTCCCGATGCGTGGGAACCTGCCGAATAAAGAACCGGGCATCCAGCAGCAGTGGGATGATGAAAAGCTTTACGAACAGGTACAGGAACGGACAGAAGGACGGCCTCTTTTTGTGCTGCATGACGGACCTCCTTATGCAAACGGGGATATCCATATGGGCCATGCCCTGAACAAGGTTCTTAAAGATTTTATCGTCCGATACAAATCCATGTCCGGTTTTCACGCACCTTATGTTCCTGGCTGGGATACACACGGCCTGCCGATTGAAACCGCTCTTACAAAAAAAGGGAAGGTTAAACGCAAGGAACTCACAGTAGCTGAGTTCCGCAAAAAGTGTGAAGAGTATGCCCTTGGCCAGGTAGACAGCCAGCGTGAGCAGTTTAAGCGTCTCGGTGTAAGGGGCGACTGGGATAACCCTTATATCACACTTACACATGAGTATGAAGCACAGCAGATCCGCGTTTTCGGCGATATGGCCAAGAAAGGCTACATTTACAAAGGGAAGAAGCCTGTCTACTGGTCACCGTCCTCTGAATCGGCACTAGCAGAAGCGGAGATCGAGTATGAAGATAAGCGTTCACCATCGATTTATGTGTCATTCGATGTGAAAGACGGAAAAGGAGTTCTGAACGGAGACGAGAAATTCGTCATCTGGACGACAACGCCGTGGACAATTCCTGCGAACCTCGGGATTGCCCTTCATCCGGAACTTGATTATGTGGTGGCAGACGTGTCCGGTACGAAATACATTGTTGCAGAAGGACTGCTGTCTTCAGTAAAGGAAGCTGCAGGATGGGAAGATGCTGCAGTTGAGAGGACACTGAAAGGGCAGGAACTGGAACATGTGACCGCCTCCCACCCTCTTTATGACCGTGAAAGTCTCGTGGTTCTTGGCGATCATGTATCCCTTGAAGCAGGAACCGGATGTGTTCACACGGCACCTGGGCACGGGGAAGATGACTATCTGGTTGGACAGAAATACGGCCTGGACGTCCTTTGTCCGGTGGATGACAAAGGTGTGATGACAGAAGAAGCACCGGGTTTTGAAGGTCTCTTTTATGATGCTGCCAATAAACCAATCACAGAAAAGCTCGATGAGGCAGGGGCACTGGTACACCTGAGCTTTATGACTCATTCGTACCCTCACGACTGGCGTACAAAGAAACCTGTTATTTTCCGTGCTACATCACAGTGGTTTGCGTCAATTAAGGACTTCCGTGAGGATCTGTTAAGAGAAATCAACAACGTGGAGTGGCTGCCAAAGTGGGGTGAAACACGTCTTTACAACATGGTCCGTGACCGCGGGGACTGGTGTATTTCCCGGCAGCGTGCCTGGGGTGTACCGATTCCGATCTTTTACGGAGAAGACGGGGAAGCCATTATTAATGATGAGACGATCGATTACGTTTCCGCACTGTTCCGCGAGCACGGTTCGAACATCTGGTTTGAGTGGGACACAAAAGACCTCCTCCCTGAAGGCTTTACTTCCGAACATAGCCCTGGAGGAACGTTTACAAAGGAAATGGACATTATGGATGTCTGGTTTGATTCCGGTTCGTCCCACCAGTCGGTTCTTGAAGAGCGTGACGACCTGCAGCGTCCGGCTGATGTGTACCTGGAAGGTTCCGATCAGTACCGCGGATGGTTTAACTCATCTCTTTCAACAGCTGTTGCCGTTACCGGTAAAGCACCTTACAAGTCTGTTGTGAGTCACGGGTTTACTCTTGACGGCGAAGGCCGTAAAATGAGTAAGAGTGTCGGCAATGTCATTATTCCAAACAAAGTCATGAACCAGCTCGGCGCCGATATTCTCCGTCTTTGGGTGGCGTCGGTGGACTATCAGGCTGATGTGCGCGTATCGGACAACATTCTCAAGCAGGTAGCAGAGGTGTACAGAAAAATCCGCAACACATTCCGCTTCCTTCTTGGAAACCTGCACGACTTCAACCCGGAAGCAAATGCTGTGGCGGAAAAGGATCTGTCAGAAGTGGACCGTTACATGCTTGTAAAACTGAACGAGCTGACCAGCGATGTGAAGGAAGCATACGAAAGCTATCAGTTCGCACAGGTTTATCATAAAGTGCACAATTTCTGTACGATTGACCTGAGTTCGTTTTATATGGATATCGCAAAGGACACGCTCTATATCGAACATGCTGACGATCCGGCGAGACGCTCGATCCAGACGGTCATGCATGAAGTGCTCGTGAGCCTGCTTAAGCTTCTATCACCGGTGCTGTCCCACACAACCGACGAGGCGTGGGAACTTCTTCCCGAGAAAGAAGCAGCTAACGTACAACTGACGGATATGCCGGAGGCAAAAACCTACGCAGATGCTCAGGCACTGACACAGAAATGGGATCGTTTTATGGATCTTCGCGACGACGTCCTAAAAGCGCTCGAAGAAGCGCGGAGCGAAAAAGTCATCGGAAAATCCCTTGAGGCTCACGTCACGGTATACGCAGAAGAGAGCGATTACGAACTCCTCACAGCAGTGCCTGAACTGAGCAAGCTGCTGATTGTATCCGAGGCTACAGTAACGAAAGGCAAGGAAGCAGCCCCGTCCGAAGCGAAGAGCTATGAACTTGTCAGCGTTACGGTATCACCTGCAGAAGGAGAAAAATGCGGCCGCTGCTGGACGGTAAGCCGTACAACCGGCCAGAATGAGAATCATCCGGAACTCTGCAGCCACTGTGCAGAGGTTGTAGAGAAACATTACGTGTAA
- a CDS encoding TraR/DksA C4-type zinc finger protein — protein sequence MNQYNELKTHLINEKNEVLQHLAYAEQFGMSVSLRDRTGELSNYDNHPADSGSELFERSKDSALYGQAKNHLKEIDRALEKMDKGTYGICEQSGERIPLERLEANPLAKTTVEAADKTGSDEAYFDRPAEEAVLGGFDRYNYDSNDTETEFDAEDSLQSVSSFNEIDGVNDELGIEASEELVGYVEELEGFLSTGLDGYRGTDSVKFERNEHYSHYVSGMTEESSEDNGE from the coding sequence ATGAACCAGTACAATGAATTAAAAACACATCTGATTAATGAAAAGAATGAGGTGCTTCAGCACCTGGCATATGCTGAACAGTTTGGAATGAGTGTGTCTCTAAGGGACCGGACAGGGGAACTGTCGAATTACGATAATCACCCGGCAGACAGCGGCTCTGAGCTTTTTGAACGAAGCAAGGACTCGGCTTTATACGGCCAGGCGAAGAACCACCTGAAGGAAATTGACAGAGCACTGGAAAAAATGGACAAAGGTACTTACGGCATCTGTGAACAGAGCGGAGAGCGGATCCCCCTTGAACGGCTCGAGGCAAATCCTCTTGCAAAAACGACAGTTGAAGCTGCAGATAAAACCGGAAGCGACGAAGCCTATTTCGACCGTCCGGCTGAAGAGGCCGTTCTTGGTGGTTTTGACCGCTATAATTACGATTCCAATGATACTGAAACAGAATTTGATGCCGAGGACAGCCTGCAGTCAGTAAGCAGCTTCAATGAAATCGATGGTGTGAACGACGAACTCGGAATCGAAGCATCAGAAGAGCTGGTCGGGTATGTCGAAGAGCTGGAAGGCTTCCTATCGACCGGTCTGGACGGGTACCGCGGTACAGACAGTGTGAAATTTGAACGAAACGAACACTACAGCCACTATGTAAGCGGGATGACAGAAGAATCATCGGAAGATAACGGGGAATAG